The Brachyhypopomus gauderio isolate BG-103 chromosome 2, BGAUD_0.2, whole genome shotgun sequence genome contains a region encoding:
- the noxo1a gene encoding NADPH oxidase organizer 1a, producing MEEKRYPVNIRLIGVMHKDTSKLYMTSVLWSDGNELIVYRKLEDFKTLHKQLKKKYESPNPFKNSERILPKFKAERVKNSAQAKRFSKSVLRLQALEEYCTALLSAHERVSSSAELAHFLIPRPDDLKPEFTQNSIVIMPSEDAQSTSATRGSDAGVTQPFVTETYRCIAPYETKDTKNRPFKVDMDETVDVLIKDKAGWWLVENESKCIAWFPAPYLEKADAADEDTDPADSESVLYVVTRSYKSTNTDELSVEIGTVAEVLQKSDNGWWLIRYNRKVGYVPTMYLQPYSNPRVHMNTGRPDFHGSSSFLASPQIEGHQLNHLFTHLQLPSSTLRPADKTKSRSAEVLRDPQSGLSAQWVLPTIEVQPSDQDGARSRTASVYSSEISSTDDSSSVPGDSFNGGVPEIRRCRTPTPMTTERLSPNSAGEGRLMGSISDPNLFKPSRMPKVPPRPQAQEILQRCTTVTRKNASKNQLSPQLEVMHSR from the exons ATGGAAGAGAAGAGATATCCTGTAAACATTCGCCTTATAGGTGTAATGCACAAAGATACTAGCAAA CTGTACATGACCTCTGTTCTTTGGTCAGATGGAAACGAACTCATCGTCTACAGAAAACTCGAGGACTTCAAAACATTGCAT AAACAACTGAAGAAAAAATATGAATCACCAAATCCATTCAAAAATTCCGAGAGAATTCTTCCCAAGTTCAAAG CTGAGAGGGTGAAGAACAGCGCCCAGGCGAAGAGGTTCAGCAAGTCCGTGCTGCGGCTGCAGGCGCTCGAGGAATACTGCACCGCGCTGCTCAGCGCGCACGAGCGCGTCTCCAGCAGCGCCGAGCTCGCGCACTTTCTCATTCCAAGGCCCGATGACTTAAAGCCCGAATTTACGCAGAACAG CATAGTAATCATGCCGTCGGAAGACGCGCAGAGCACGAGCGCGACCAGAGGATCCGACGCGGGGGTAACACAGCCGTTTGTGACCGAGACGTACCGCTGTATCGCTCCCTACGAGACTAAAGACACGAAGAACCGTCCCTTCAAAGTCGACATGGACGAGACTGTAGACGTGCTCATAAAGGACAAAGCAG GATGGTGGCTGGTGGAGAACGAGTCTAAGTGTATTGCCTGGTTTCCTGCACCTTACCTGGAGAAGGCTGACGCGGCTGACGAGGATACTGATCCGGCCGACAGTGAAA GTGTTCTCTATGTTGTCACCAGAAGTTACAAATCCACGAACACAGATGAACTATCTGTGGAGATAGGCACTGTGGCTGAAGTGCTCCAAAAATCTGATAATGGGTGGTGGTTAATCAG ATACAACCGCAAAGTCGGCTACGTCCCCACCATGTACCTGCAGCCGTACAGCAATCCACGGGTGCACATGAATACGGGCCGGCCCGATTTCCACGGCTCATCCTCATTCCTGGCTTCGCCGCAGATCGAGGGGCACCAGCTGAACCATTTGTTCACTCACCTGCAGCTGCCCTCCAGCACGCTGCGTCCTGCCGACAAGACCAAGTCCCGTTCGGCTGAAGTGTTGCGGGATCCCCAGTCCGGCCTGTCGGCCCAGTGGGTGCTGCCCACCATCGAGGTGCAGCCGTCGGATCAGGACGGGGCCAGGAGTCGGACGGCCTCCGTCTACAGCAGCGAGATCAGCTCCACTGATGACAGCAGTTCGGTGCCGGGCGACTCGTTCAACGGCGGAGTCCCAGAGATCCGCCGGTGTAGAACGCCTACACCCATGACGACGGAGCGCCTGAGCCCCAACAGCGCTGGTGAGGGCAGGCTGATGGGCAGCATCTCAGATCCCAACTTGTTCAAGCCATCCAGGATGCCCAAAGTGCCCCCAAGGCCCCAGGCTCAGGAGATCCTCCAGCGTTGCACCACCGTCACACGCAAAAACGCATCCAAAAACCAGCTGTCCCCGCAGCTGGAGGTCATGCACAGCCGCTGA
- the gid4 gene encoding glucose-induced degradation protein 4 homolog, producing the protein MPVRTESRRGSSAACASSVSLVPPPPINTEQPGVATSLLYSGSQFRGHQKSKGNSYDVEVVLQHVTMEDSYLCGYLKIKGLTEEYPTLTTFFAGEIISQKRPFLTRKWDADEDVDRKHWGKFQAFYQYAKSFNSDDFDYEELKNSDFVFMRWKEQFLVPDHTIKDISGASFAGFYYICFQKSTATIEGFYYHRSSEWYQSLNLTHVPEHSAPIYEFR; encoded by the exons ATGCCGGTCCGCACCGAGAGTCGTCGCGGTTCGTCCGCGGCCTGCGCGTCCTCGGTCTCTCTCGTGCCGCCGCCGCCCATCAACACCGAGCAGCCCGGCGTCGCCACCTCGCTGCTCTACAGCGGCTCCCAGTTTCGGGGCCACCAGAAGAGCAAAGGGAACTCGTACGACGTCGAGGTGGTCCTGCAG CATGTGACCATGGAGGACTCGTACTTGTGTGGATACCTCAAGATCAAGGGTCTGACTGAG GAATATCCTACCCTCACTACGTTCTTTGCTGGGGAGATCATTAGCCAAAAACGGCCCTTTCTCACCAGGAAATGGGATGCGGACGAGGACGTTGACCGCAAACACTGG GGGAAGTTTCAGGCATTTTATCAGTATGCAAAAAGCTTTAACTCTGATGACTTTGACTATGAAGAACTCAAGAATAGCGACTTTGTCTTCATGCGATGGAAG GAGCAGTTCTTGGTTCCGGACCACACGATCAAAGATATCAGTGGTGCTTCCTTCGCTGGGTTCTACTACATCTGCTTCCAGAAGTCCACAGCTACCATCGAGGGATTCTACTATCACCGAAGCTCCGAATG GTACCAGTCATTAAATCTCACACATGTTCCTGAACACAGTGCACCCATCTATGAGTTCCGGTGA